One genomic region from Ammospiza caudacuta isolate bAmmCau1 chromosome 1, bAmmCau1.pri, whole genome shotgun sequence encodes:
- the LY86 gene encoding lymphocyte antigen 86 — protein MKTSNALLFILVLLYINASTQWPTHTVCKEDNLEIYYKSCDPQQDFALSIDHCPDIATHTFNIRAAAVLRHSIKELYVKLNMIVNGRTVLKYSETLCGPGHSKLIFCGKKKGEHLSYEGPVTLGIKEIPQGDYTISAKLTNQDHVIVACADFTVKNYLDYY, from the exons ATGAAGACATCAAATGCTCTTCTTTTCATCTTAGTCCTGCTTTACATCAATGCCAGCACACAATGGCCTACGCACACAGTCTGCAAAGAGGACAACCTGGAAATATATTACAAAAGCTGCG ATCCCCAGCAAGATTTTGCTCTCAGCATTGACCATTGTCCTGATATTGCAACCCACACCTTTAACATCAGAGCTGCAGCGGTCCTAA GGCACAGCATCAAGGAGCTCTATGTCAAGCTGAACATGATCGTAAATGGAAGGACTGTCCTAAAATACTCCGAGACGCTTTGCGGGCCGGGTCATTCCAAGCTTATTTTCtgtggaaagaagaaaggag AACATCTCTCTTATGAGGGGCCAGTCACACTGGGAATCAAAGAAATCCCTCAG GGAGATTACACTATTTCAGCAAAGCTGACTAATCAAGACCACGTCATTGTCGCTTGTGCCGATTTTACtgtgaaaaattatttagaCTATTATTAG